CGTCGGGGTTGAGCTGCCAGTTGAGCGGCTCGGGGAACGCGTACTGGCGGCGGTCCTTCTCGCCGTACCCGAACCAGTTGAAGTACCGCACCTTGTAGGGGCAGTTGTTGGAGCAGTAGCGCGTGCCCACGCACCGGTTGTACACCTGGACGTTGAGCCCGTCGGGCGAGTGGTACGTGGCGAACACCGGGCATACAGGCTCGCACGGCGCGTTGCCGCATTGCTGGCACATCATCGGCACGAACCGCCCTTCGAAGTGCTCGCCGAACTTGGCGTCGAGGTTGCCCTCGAAGTAGCGCTCGAGACGAATCCAATTCATCTCGCGGCCGCGCACGATGTTGTAGCCGGTCTTCTCCACCGCGTACACGGAGGCGTTCTGCCAGGCCGCGCCCACGGTGGGGATGTTGTTCTCCGAATAGCACGCCGTGACGCATGCCGAGCAGCCGGTGCACCGCGCCAGGTCCACGGTCATCGCCCAGCGCCGTTTGGCCATGCCGAGCGGGTTCTTGGGATCGTACATCCCGAGATGCGTGCCCGAGTCGGCCGCCGTGGGGGCGCCGAGTTCACCCTGCGCATCGGCCGCCACCGGCGCCCGGAGCCCCGGCAGGTACTCATGCGACGCATCGCCGGGAACGGTCGCCTCGGGCACTTCCTCGGCCTTGCCGCTGAGGAGGTCGGTGATCGAGATCGCCTGCGCGATGCCGCGCCCGTGCTGGCGGGCCGAGCCTTCGGTGGACGGCACCAACTCGTGGTCGGCGGTCTTCGTGATCGACGCCCGGGTGGAGGTCCACACGAAACCGCCGGCCGCGTCGGCGGTGGCCGTCATCACGTCGAACGGATTCACCCCCACGTTCCGCGCGTAACGGCCGTAGCCCCACTGGAGGTTGGTGACGGGATTCTGGTGGAGCGGATCCCAGTTGGGAACCGGCGAGGCGGCGCGATGCCCCTGCCCCAGCGCGAGGGCGACCGTGTCGGGCCGCACGCCGAGGTAGAGGTACGCAGGCGCCTTCACCGAACCGTGGGCGGTTTTCACTTCCACGACGTCGCCGCGCTCGATGCCGAGCCTGGTCGCCGTCTCCGGATGGATCTCGACCCACGAGCTCCAGAGGATCTTGGCAACGGGATCGGGCAGCTCCTGCAGCCAGGGCTTGTTGGCGCCGCGCCCGTCGCCGAACAGCGCGTGCGGATGGGTGACCAGGTAGAAATCGCCGCCGGCGGCGTCGAGCGACGCCGTGCGCGCGGGCGCCGGCGCCGCGGCCGGCGTGGGCCGGGCGGCGATCGTGCCCGCGGTCACGCCCTTGGGCAGCGCGGCGGCGAATGCCGCCGGGCCACCGACGAACCGCGCCATGAGCCAGGCGCGATAATCCTTGGCCGGGAACCTGGCCGCGGCCGCCGGATCCTTCTGGGCGAGCGCGAGCAGCACGTCACCGGCGCCGCGCGTGCCTTCGAACACCGGATCCATGGTCGGCTGCTGGAGCGAGAGCGTGCCCTTGATGGGTTGCGAGTCGCCCCACGTTTCGAGTGCGTGGAGATCGGGCAGGATGAGATCGCAGAGTTCCGCGGTCTCGTCGGGCTGCGTGGCGAACGCCACCTTGAACGGCACCTTGGCGAACGCGTCGGCGAAGTTGGCCGCACGCGGCAGGTAGTACGCCGGGTTGGTGCCGCGCACCATCACCAGCGGCACGCTCCCGCCGCGCATGCGTTCCACCGCGTCGGCGAGGTCGGTGTATCGCGACATCCCGTCGAACAGCGTCACCGGCTCGGCGGGCAGGATCGTCTTGCCCACGTTGCCCGCCGCCTGATTGATGGACGCCACGGCGAGCGCCACGTCGAGCGCGTTGTCGGTACGCACGCCGGAGAGCACGAGGCTCGGCCGGCTCGCGCCGATCTCCTTGGCCAGCGCGCCGAGGACGTCGGCGCCGATGCCGCTGGCCTGGGAGGCCTGCGCGATCGAGACGTTGCCGCCGCGCCCCATGGTGCCGAGGACGGCCTGGGCGATCAGATGCTCGGTGCCGGGCTTGCAGGCGATCCACTGGTCGGCGTTGAGGCCGGTGAGCGAGCGGCGCGGGCCGATGTAGATGAACCGCGGCGCCGTGGCGACGTTGGCGCGCGCATCGGCGAAGTCGAGCTGCTGCGGCACGGCGGCGCCCCAGCCGTCGAGGAAGTCGGCGCCGAACGAGACGATGAGGCGGGCGTCGGCGAAGCTGAGCCGCGGCCACGCGACGCCGTAGCTGCGGCGGTTGGATTCGAGCGTGGCCTGGTCGGCTTCGAAGTCCACGCTCACGTGCGGCTTCATGCCGAAGGCGGCCAGCCACTGGTCCACGAACTCGGCAAAGCTGCCGCTCTCGTGCTGATTGATGAACAGGGCGTTGCCGGCCACGTTGCGGCTCTTGGCCTCGCCGAGCTTCTGGCTCACGAGGGCGAGCGCATCGTTCCAACTGATCGCCTCCCAGCCACCGGCCTTCTTCATCAAGGGCGTGCGCAGGCGGTCGGGATTGTACAGCCCCTGGAGCGCGGACTGTCCGCGGGCGCAGATCGCGCCGCGGTTGAGCGGGTGCGCCGGGTTGCCTTCGAGCTTGATGGTACGGCCGTCGCGCGTCTCGGCGATGACGCCGCAGCCCGCCGCGCATTCGCGGCAGGTGGTGGCGTAGTAGGTGGAGACGCCGGGCACCGTCTGGTCGGGCGAGATGAGGTACGGAATCAGCTTGCCGGCCTTCTCGGGGCTGCAGCCGATGGTACCGACGGCGGCGCCGCTGGCTCCGAGAATCTTCAGAAAGTCTCGGCGCTTGACGCCCTTGTCCTTCGGTTCCGATGCCTTGCTCATGAAATGTTCCTCGAACGACGAACGACGCGCGCGGCGCGCGCGAAGGACCAGACCTGCGAGCGGTGGGAAAGGATCACGGGGCGCTCAGTAGTGGCAGACGGAACAGTCGTAACGCGCCTTCTTGCGCAGCGAATCGGGCGTGGCGGCGGGCGGATGGTCGGCCATCGCGGCGGGAAGGACGGCCCCGCCCTTCCCGTCGGACACCATCGACGCCATCTCCTCGCCCGTGCGCGGATCGTAGCCGTTCACGTGGCAGTTCACGCACCAACCCATATTGAGCGACGAATACTGATAGACGCGGTCCATCGTCTGGATGGGTCCGTGGCACGTCTGACAGGTGACGCCCGCGTTCACGTGACGCATGTGCGGAAAGTGCACGTACTCCGGCAACTTGTGGATGCGCACCCAGGGAATCGGGTGGCCGGGCTTGCTCGGATACCCGGCGTATTCCCAGAGCTTCTCGATGCCGACGCTCTTGCGGGCGGGCCCGAGGTCGGTGGCCGGGCGCTGCGGCCCGATCAACGTGTGACACCCCATGCACGTGGACACGGCGGGGAGTCCCGGATCGGGCGACTTGTTGGCCGCGTAATGACAGTAGACGCAGTTGATCCCGAGCTTGCCGACGTGCACCGAATGCGGGAACGCGATCGGCTGGATGGGAGAACTGTTCTGCGAGGAGGATGCGCCGCTGTAGGCGGACAGGATCACAGCCCCGGCGGCCAGTGCAATCAGCCCGGGAATGGCTGTCCACTTCCTTCGCTTGGTCATCGCGATGTGGTGCGGGAGGGTCTCACGTTGGATACGGGAGCCTTGTGGTGGGGAAGCGCCGGTTTGTGAACGAATTCACAAATCTGTGACGGACGAAAAAATTTCACCGCCCGGGCCATTTCGCGCAAGTATTGTACGCCAAGAAGTTACCACGCTTGGGCATCTGCCCCACCAGGCCACCGCGAGCCTCGCGATCGGCCCCGTGGATCACCGGAGACGCCGCGCCCCGCGACCCGAGCGCGCCCTGCCATTCGACACTCGCAGGACCCCGGCGCGTGGTGGCTGCGTCACACGAACAACCGATCGGGATCGCCGAGTGTGGCGCCGGCCACGTCCTCTGGCAGCAGCGCGAGATTGGCCCGCGGCGCCTGCGTCAGGCGCAACGGCCACTGGGTGCCGTACACGAACCGCTCGGCGCCGATCGCGCGGAACAGCTTGGCCAGGTGGTCTTCGGGCGGGCCCCAGATCCACGAGATGTCCCAGAGCACGCGCTGCCGCTCCTCGGGGGTGAGCCCCCAGTGCACCTCTTCGATCATGTCGCGCCCCGCCGCGGTCACGACGAG
This Gemmatimonadaceae bacterium DNA region includes the following protein-coding sequences:
- a CDS encoding 4Fe-4S dicluster domain-containing protein, yielding MSKASEPKDKGVKRRDFLKILGASGAAVGTIGCSPEKAGKLIPYLISPDQTVPGVSTYYATTCRECAAGCGVIAETRDGRTIKLEGNPAHPLNRGAICARGQSALQGLYNPDRLRTPLMKKAGGWEAISWNDALALVSQKLGEAKSRNVAGNALFINQHESGSFAEFVDQWLAAFGMKPHVSVDFEADQATLESNRRSYGVAWPRLSFADARLIVSFGADFLDGWGAAVPQQLDFADARANVATAPRFIYIGPRRSLTGLNADQWIACKPGTEHLIAQAVLGTMGRGGNVSIAQASQASGIGADVLGALAKEIGASRPSLVLSGVRTDNALDVALAVASINQAAGNVGKTILPAEPVTLFDGMSRYTDLADAVERMRGGSVPLVMVRGTNPAYYLPRAANFADAFAKVPFKVAFATQPDETAELCDLILPDLHALETWGDSQPIKGTLSLQQPTMDPVFEGTRGAGDVLLALAQKDPAAAARFPAKDYRAWLMARFVGGPAAFAAALPKGVTAGTIAARPTPAAAPAPARTASLDAAGGDFYLVTHPHALFGDGRGANKPWLQELPDPVAKILWSSWVEIHPETATRLGIERGDVVEVKTAHGSVKAPAYLYLGVRPDTVALALGQGHRAASPVPNWDPLHQNPVTNLQWGYGRYARNVGVNPFDVMTATADAAGGFVWTSTRASITKTADHELVPSTEGSARQHGRGIAQAISITDLLSGKAEEVPEATVPGDASHEYLPGLRAPVAADAQGELGAPTAADSGTHLGMYDPKNPLGMAKRRWAMTVDLARCTGCSACVTACYSENNIPTVGAAWQNASVYAVEKTGYNIVRGREMNWIRLERYFEGNLDAKFGEHFEGRFVPMMCQQCGNAPCEPVCPVFATYHSPDGLNVQVYNRCVGTRYCSNNCPYKVRYFNWFGYGEKDRRQYAFPEPLNWQLNPDVTVRSKGVMEKCSFCVQRIREAENRATLEHRELIPDEFTTACAASCPSRAITFGDAADERWSVTKLIEDRRAYHVFTELNTYPAVTYLKKVNHPTPATAANA
- a CDS encoding cytochrome c3 family protein, whose amino-acid sequence is MTKRRKWTAIPGLIALAAGAVILSAYSGASSSQNSSPIQPIAFPHSVHVGKLGINCVYCHYAANKSPDPGLPAVSTCMGCHTLIGPQRPATDLGPARKSVGIEKLWEYAGYPSKPGHPIPWVRIHKLPEYVHFPHMRHVNAGVTCQTCHGPIQTMDRVYQYSSLNMGWCVNCHVNGYDPRTGEEMASMVSDGKGGAVLPAAMADHPPAATPDSLRKKARYDCSVCHY